From Argopecten irradians isolate NY chromosome 2, Ai_NY, whole genome shotgun sequence, the proteins below share one genomic window:
- the LOC138315190 gene encoding ceramide kinase-like protein isoform X1 — protein MHHECRTHGSPGQTVYVTYIIKDPKIKSAARYEVVCTIFHKLVCVAFVDLIAITDQGTDKSDQDQSVVIHYIKHSGFSLSKETLLLCGETTVIRPFLEHVRDTFTHVPCSKPRRFLVFINPIGGKGNGRKTFDDIVKPLFDLAGITCDVVVSERQNMCTEVMESQDLTNIDGIIVCGGDGTLSEVTNVLLRRTMVAADLDFNEPKCKVPTAAIPVGHIPTGTANVMTHCCFGCVDVVSATLCIIKGNKRPMGVSGVYSGGKLLRYSMVGVSIGFIADMMNNRDQLRWMGMLRLLWVPIVMLFTGFRHFIAEITIDTRTKTDVSEGDKITYTEKEEKFEGEIFNTMLLCWSLKNVKGKSQIWPNRGPFQTFIFYKKGCSSLQFVWHIIKLMSGKQEALQQEFLQHYQAAGYTIRVKEDNPVDANLEINIDGDPFRLPEPNHENRFHSDAVLMFSSLTDTDADSSVQ, from the exons TGTGTGTGGCGTTTGTGGACCTAATAGCCATAACCGACCAGGGTACCGACAAGAGTGATCAGGACCAGTCTGTTGTAATACACTATATAAAACATTCAGGCTTTTCACTGTCAAAGGAGACTCTCCTACTCTGTGGTGAGACTACGGTCATCAGACCGTTTCTGGAGCATGTGCGAGACACATTTACACACG TACCATGCTCCAAACCGAGACGTTTTCTGGTGTTTATTAACCCCATCGGCGGGAAAGGCAACGGAAGGAAGACTTTTGACGACATTGTTAAACCATTGTTTGATCTAGCTGGAATCACATGTGATGTGGTCG TATCAGAAAGACAGAATATGTGTACAGAAGTTATGGAATCCCAGGACCTCACTAACATTGATGG cATTATCGTTTGTGGAGGGGATGGTACTCTGTCGGAAGTTACGAATGTCCTACTTAGGAGAACTATGGTAGCTGCAGACCTCGACTTTAATGAACCTAAATGCAAAGTTCCTACAGCAGCCATCCCAGTCGGTCACATCCCTACCG gtacagctaacgtgatgaCCCACTGCTGTTTTGGCTGCGTGGATGTCGTCTCGGCTACCCTGTGTATTATCAAAG GTAATAAACGTCCCATGGGAGTCAGTGGAGTATACAGTGGAGGGAAACTGTTACGATACAGCATGGTAGGCGTTAGTATCGGTTTCATTGCCGATATGATGAACAATCGAGATCAGCTTAGATGGATGGGCATGTTAAGGTTACTTT GGGTTCCCATAGTGATGCTGTTTACTGGATTTCGACATTTTATTGCGGAGATCACCATCGACACACG AACAAAAACAGACGTTTCTGAAGGTGACAAGATCACTTACACAGAAAAGGAAG AGAAATTTGAAGGAGAAATTTTCAATACAATGTTGCTGTGCTGGTCCTTAAAAAACGTAAAAGGAAAATCCCAAATATGGCCAAACAGAGGACCGTTCCAGACGTTCATTTTCTATAAAAAGGGATGCTCCTCGCTACAATTTGTTTGGCATATTATCAAACTAATGAGCGGTAAGCAGGAAGCG CTACAGCAGGAATTCCTTCAGCACTATCAGGCAGCTGGTTACACCATCAGAGTGAAGGAAGACAACCCAGTTGACGCGAATCTCGAAATAAATATTGACGGAGATCCGTTTAGACTGCCGGAACCGAATCATGAAAATAG ATTCCACAGTGATGCTGTTCTGATGTTCTCCAGTCTCACCGATACTGATGCCGATTCTTCAGTCCAGTAA
- the LOC138315190 gene encoding ceramide kinase-like isoform X2 encodes MTSYMLKDGTDQSQLKVVVEDTCITFARRPERVCVAFVDLIAITDQGTDKSDQDQSVVIHYIKHSGFSLSKETLLLCGETTVIRPFLEHVRDTFTHVPCSKPRRFLVFINPIGGKGNGRKTFDDIVKPLFDLAGITCDVVVSERQNMCTEVMESQDLTNIDGIIVCGGDGTLSEVTNVLLRRTMVAADLDFNEPKCKVPTAAIPVGHIPTGTANVMTHCCFGCVDVVSATLCIIKGNKRPMGVSGVYSGGKLLRYSMVGVSIGFIADMMNNRDQLRWMGMLRLLWVPIVMLFTGFRHFIAEITIDTRTKTDVSEGDKITYTEKEEKFEGEIFNTMLLCWSLKNVKGKSQIWPNRGPFQTFIFYKKGCSSLQFVWHIIKLMSGKQEALQQEFLQHYQAAGYTIRVKEDNPVDANLEINIDGDPFRLPEPNHENRFHSDAVLMFSSLTDTDADSSVQ; translated from the exons TGTGTGTGGCGTTTGTGGACCTAATAGCCATAACCGACCAGGGTACCGACAAGAGTGATCAGGACCAGTCTGTTGTAATACACTATATAAAACATTCAGGCTTTTCACTGTCAAAGGAGACTCTCCTACTCTGTGGTGAGACTACGGTCATCAGACCGTTTCTGGAGCATGTGCGAGACACATTTACACACG TACCATGCTCCAAACCGAGACGTTTTCTGGTGTTTATTAACCCCATCGGCGGGAAAGGCAACGGAAGGAAGACTTTTGACGACATTGTTAAACCATTGTTTGATCTAGCTGGAATCACATGTGATGTGGTCG TATCAGAAAGACAGAATATGTGTACAGAAGTTATGGAATCCCAGGACCTCACTAACATTGATGG cATTATCGTTTGTGGAGGGGATGGTACTCTGTCGGAAGTTACGAATGTCCTACTTAGGAGAACTATGGTAGCTGCAGACCTCGACTTTAATGAACCTAAATGCAAAGTTCCTACAGCAGCCATCCCAGTCGGTCACATCCCTACCG gtacagctaacgtgatgaCCCACTGCTGTTTTGGCTGCGTGGATGTCGTCTCGGCTACCCTGTGTATTATCAAAG GTAATAAACGTCCCATGGGAGTCAGTGGAGTATACAGTGGAGGGAAACTGTTACGATACAGCATGGTAGGCGTTAGTATCGGTTTCATTGCCGATATGATGAACAATCGAGATCAGCTTAGATGGATGGGCATGTTAAGGTTACTTT GGGTTCCCATAGTGATGCTGTTTACTGGATTTCGACATTTTATTGCGGAGATCACCATCGACACACG AACAAAAACAGACGTTTCTGAAGGTGACAAGATCACTTACACAGAAAAGGAAG AGAAATTTGAAGGAGAAATTTTCAATACAATGTTGCTGTGCTGGTCCTTAAAAAACGTAAAAGGAAAATCCCAAATATGGCCAAACAGAGGACCGTTCCAGACGTTCATTTTCTATAAAAAGGGATGCTCCTCGCTACAATTTGTTTGGCATATTATCAAACTAATGAGCGGTAAGCAGGAAGCG CTACAGCAGGAATTCCTTCAGCACTATCAGGCAGCTGGTTACACCATCAGAGTGAAGGAAGACAACCCAGTTGACGCGAATCTCGAAATAAATATTGACGGAGATCCGTTTAGACTGCCGGAACCGAATCATGAAAATAG ATTCCACAGTGATGCTGTTCTGATGTTCTCCAGTCTCACCGATACTGATGCCGATTCTTCAGTCCAGTAA